The following are encoded in a window of Narcine bancroftii isolate sNarBan1 chromosome 2, sNarBan1.hap1, whole genome shotgun sequence genomic DNA:
- the LOC138754086 gene encoding alpha-2A adrenergic receptor-like — MQRWSQQAQLCGTFVIETSRGEAASRPPTHRTDEALQSRACVPRSPRWRHGLCQLHSSVNPELAMAAADCPALRGNASLLCNGSQQVVGERLLSLPYSPRSTAGIATAISFIMVFTVLGNVLVIIAVLTSRSLQAPQNLFLVSLAAADILVATLVMPFSLANELLGYWYFKKVWCEIYLALDVLFCTSSIVHLCAISLDRYWSVTQPIQYNAKRTPRRIRCVILTVWFIAAVISFPPLLSTNKSFDLEEVPVCRLNEEKWYILSSCIGSFFAPCIIMILVYMRIYQVAKQRSRQSPGSGRGEAVKASSSKHRVAERSAPSGRSAQGKGAEGQEEAGECWSSEQEACPEKERSQPQGSPGAEQDGESWHPQSQEHFVKRQTPLTPNALRKKAIQNREKRFTFVLSVVIGVFVLCWFPFFFSYSLTAICPETCTIPPAVFKFFFWIGYCNSSLNPVIYTIFNQDFRRAIRKIICREQKRSLYRS; from the coding sequence ATGCAGCGCTGGAGCCAGCAAGCTCAGCTCTGCGGGACGTTTGTCATCGAGACGAGTCGGGGAGAAGCAGCGTCCCGGCCACCAACTCACCGCACTGATGAAGCTTTGCAGAGTCGAGCTTGTGTTCCGCGTTCGCCCCGCTGGAGACATGGGCTTTGCCAACTTCACTCCAGTGTGAACCCTGAGTTGGCGATGGCAGCGGCGGATTGTCCAGCGCTTCGCGGTAACGCCAGCCTCTTGTGCAACGGGAGCCAGCAGGTTGTGGGAGAGCGCCTCCTCTCACTACCCTACTCCCCCCGAAGCACCGCTGGcatcgctactgccatcagcttcATTATGGTCTTCACTGTCCTCGGGAACGTGCTGGTCATCATCGCTGTGCTGACCAGCAGGTCGCTCCAAGCCCCCCAGAACCTCTTCCTGGTCTCGCTGGCCGCCGCCGATATCTTGGTGGCCACCCTCGTGATGCCCTTCTCTCTGGCCAACGAACTGTTGGGCTATTGGTACTTTAAGAAAGTTTGGTGCGAGATTTACCTGGCGTTGGACGTCTTGTTTTGCACCTCTTCCATTGTGCATCTGTGCGCCATCAGTTTGGACAGATACTGGTCAGTCACGCAGCCCATTCAGTACAACGCCAAGCGGACGCCCAGAAGGATCCGCTGTGTGATCCTCACCGTCTGGTTCATTGCTGCGGTCatttctttcccccctctcctctccacgaACAAAAGCTTTGATCTGGAAGAAGTCCCCGTGTGCCGGCTCAACGAGGAGAAGTGGTACATCTTGTCTTCGTGCATTGGGTCGTTCTTCGCCCCCTGTATAATCATGATCCTGGTTTACATGAGGATCTATCAAGTGGCAAAGCAGAGGTCCAGGCAGTCGCCAGGCAGCGGGAGAGGAGAGGCGGTCAAAGCCTCCAGCTCCAAGCATCGGGTGGCCGAGCGAAGCGCGCCCTCAGGTCGGAGCGCTCAAGGGAAGGGCGCCGAGGGCCAAGAAGAAGCTGGTGAGTGCTGGTCCTCCGAGCAGGAAGCGTGCCCGGAGAAAGAGAGGTCCCAGCCACAAGGTTCTCCTGGAGCAGAGCAGGACGGCGAGAGCTGGCACCCGCAAAGCCAGGAGCACTTCGTCAAGAGGCAGACGCCCCTCACCCCCAATGCTCTCAGGAAGAAAGCGATCCAGAACCGGGAGAAACGTTTCACCTTCGTCCTGTCGGTGGTCATTGGCGTGTTCGTTCTGTGCTGGTTCCCCTTTTTCTTCTCCTACAGTCTGACAGCCATCTGCCCGGAGACTTGCACCATCCCGCCTGCTGTCTTCAAGTTCTTCTTCTGGATCGGGTATTGTAACAGTTCTCTCAACCCCGTTATCTACACCATCTTCAACCAGGACTTCAGGAGGGCGATCAGGAAGATCATTTGCCGGGAACAGAAACGGTCCCTCTACAGATCCTAG